A portion of the Toxotes jaculatrix isolate fToxJac2 chromosome 16, fToxJac2.pri, whole genome shotgun sequence genome contains these proteins:
- the noc4l gene encoding nucleolar complex protein 4 homolog produces the protein MAPAKKRNVSSVKTAEQSGKTAKIDLSSKVESILESRKHANDVFDILEFLQSEKEKDVVSAVNSCSKLFCALLERKDLIKGKLTGEEEALSGEYSAEDKYRIFMRHRYNSCVEMLLEHLSHEVHDVQESALCCLMKFAAEEGQHPLEDLNWSEHYSFPRELIQAVVDRLLSKTTDNTLLISRFQEFLEMEDVRYYVMSSIRENVGKVMDKNKGAVVPIYQNNAFTLMSNISMPSQESELTNFMVTQEAKHEDWKAAKLNEHKRVFERMWLGFLKYNLPSSMYKKVLVILHDSILPHMSKPTLMIDFLTAAYEVGGAISLLALNGLFVLIHQHNLDYPDFYKKLYNLLEPSIFHVKYRARFFHLANIFLSSSHLPVYLVAAFAKRLARLALTAPPVALLIVLPFIYNLIRRHPSCRVLIHKPSTEDEPLEDPYVMDEEDPAQCRALESSLWEVKTLQKHYHPDVAKTAMLINTPLSEQEDDISEVLELTAYELMERDLKQTQTKSIPLEFETASQLLKGGGDVLGQHFCLN, from the exons ATGGCGCCGGCCAAAAAGCGCAACGTGAGTTCggtaaaaacagcagaacaaagtGGAAAAACTGCTAAAATCGACCTCAGCAGCAAAGTCGAGAGTATACTTGAGAGCAGAAAACATGCCAACGATGTTTTTGACATACTCGAGTTCCTTCAG tcagaaaaagagaaggatgtTGTCAGTGCTGTCAATTCGTGCAGCAAGTTGTTCTGTGCCTTGCTGGAAAGAAAAGACCTGATTAAGGGGAAACTGACCGGAGAGGAGGAGGCATTGAGTG GAGAGTACAGTGCTGAGGACAAGTACCGCATCTTCATGAGACACCGTTACAACAGTTGTGTGGAGATGCTGCTTGAGCACCTCAGCCATGAAGTTCACGATGTACAG GAGAGTGCCCTGTGCTGCCTGATGAAGTTTGCTGCAGAAGAAGGACAGCATCCTCTCGAGGATTTGAACTGGAGTGAACACTACAGCTTCCCGAGGGAACTCATCCAG GCAGTGGTAGACAGGCTGCTGTCCAAAACTACAGACAACACCCTGCTGATCTCCAGGTTCCAGGAATTCCTGGAGATGGAGGACGTACGCTATTATGTCATGAGCTCCATCCGTGAGAATGTGGGCAAAGtcatggacaaaaacaaaggg GCAGTGGTGCCCATATACCAGAACAATGCATTCACCCTCATGTCTAACATCAGTATGCCGAGTCAGGAGTCAGAGCTCACCAACTTTATGGTGACACAGGAAG ccaaacaTGAGGACTGGAAAGCTGCTAAACTAAAT GAACACAAGCGCGTCTTTGAGAGGATGTGGCTCGGCTTTCTCAAgtataat TTGCCAAGCAGCATGTATAAAAAGGTCCTGGTGATCCTCCATGACTCCATTCTGCCCCACATGAGTAAACCCACGCTGATGATTGACTTCTTGACTGCTGCTTATGAAGTTG GTGGTGCAATCAGCCTGCTGGCCCTCAATGGCCTTTTTGTCCTCATACATCAACACAACCT ggatTACCCTGATTTCTACAAGAAGTTGTATAATCTGCTTGAGCCCTCTATTTTCCACGTGAAGTACAGAGCCCGCTTTTTCCACTTAGCCAACATCTTCCTTAGCTCCAG TCACTTACCAGTGTACCTAGTGGCTGCGTTTGCCAAACGCCTGGCTCGTTTGGCTCTTACAGCGCCGCCTGTAGCCCTCCTCATTGTGCTGCCCTTCATCTATAACTTGATCCGTCGCCACCCGTCCTGCAGAGTCCTTATTCACAAGCCGAGCACAGAGGATG AGCCTCTGGAGGACCCGTATGTAATGGATGAAGAGGACCCTGCTCAGTGCCGTGCCTTAGAAAGCAGCTTGTGGGAAGTTAAG ACATTGCAGAAGCATTACCATCCAGATGTGGCCAAAACTGCTATGTTGATCAACACACCCCTGTCAGAACAGGAGGATGACATCAGTGAGGTGCTAGAGCTAACAGCGTATGAG CTGATGGAAAGAGACCTGAAGCAGACCCAGACCAAGAGCATCCCACTGGAGTTTGAAACTGCCTCACAGTTACTAAAAGGAGGGGGAGATGTGTTAGGGCAGCACTTTtgtctgaattaa